One Cryptomeria japonica chromosome 9, Sugi_1.0, whole genome shotgun sequence genomic window carries:
- the LOC131052912 gene encoding probable leucine-rich repeat receptor-like protein kinase At1g35710, with the protein MNRRMLCLGLALALTLTTATAIQNANTSSLPRFFERFSLTKDHMLPPEQNGADRRDLEALISFKNGITADPMRALSTWTSTNSENVCFWRGVWCRKHSKRVVAIILPQLELEGTMSPSIGNLSLLRILNLSFNSFKGRIPPELGQLKALRILDFVFNGLEGSIPKTLANCSHLQWIRLSYNYLTGSIPAEFGGLGKLKKLRLSYNHLSGSIPNSLGNCTSLLYLILDSNYLTGTIPKAIGELRSLEQLLLFDNNLTGTIPPEIGNCTSLTFLSLTNNLLTGEIPEANNGELKSLRSLALNANYLTGKIPKSIGELKSLGSLYLNENNLFGPIPPELGNCTILLSLCLQNNHLTGKIPKALGELKTLSNVYLYRNDLTGAIPLQLGNCTSLFILILNDNYLTGKIPEAIGELKSLVYLYLNGNNLTGPIPYSIGKLSSLSELILYNNKLSKSIPESLGELISLQKLDASNNQLTGNIPPSLGNCKHVTDLVLTDNFLFGKIPPTLSNCTALKRLKLSSNSFNGDVEIQFSSSIQVLSAHSNNFSGTLSASLVNCTQLTLLDFSKNRLVGELSSYPLANCLELRVISLSSNELKGDIPLWITNLSRLQVLDLSNNKFGGRIPSTLEDLKGFKDPKVSQLGATTLYEDIPAIKIKGFEYRLEYVLAANTILDLSNNNLKGEIPPYIGNLSQLRLLNLSGNQLEGVIPASLGQIEPLEQFDLSQNSLNGEIPQELSLLSKLSYWNVSFNQLCGPIPAGKQLMTFDERSYQGNPKCLCGYPLESCKQNKSSTVPSPSKTVGKSVWSKVDEHISLIAVGLGFGIGLGGIMIWWDRLLHIMRGPKIRGLCTSADSQTCS; encoded by the exons ATGAACAGACGTATGCTCTGCTTAGGCTTGGCTCTGGCATTGACATTAACTACCGCCACTGCAATACAGAATGCCAACACTTCCTCTCTTCCTCGTTTCTTTGAAAGGTTTTCTCTTACAAAAGATCATATGTTGCCACCAGAGCAAAATGGTGCTGATCGGAGGGACCTTGAAGCTCTAATCTCCTTTAAAAATGGAATTACAGCCGACCCAATGCGAGCGCTGTCCACCTGGACTTCTACCAATTCAGAAAATGTGTGCTTCTGGAGAGGTGTTTGGTGTAGAAAGCATAGCAAAAGAGTGGTGGCCATAATTCTCCCTCAATTGGAATTGGAAGGTACCATGTCTCCATCCATAGGAAATCTCTCCTTGTTACGCATTTTAAATCTCTCCTTCAATTCTTTCAAGGGAAGGATTCCACCTGAGCTTGGCCAGCTGAAAGCGTTGAGGATACTTGACTTCGTGTTTAATGGACTAGAGGGTTCCATCCCCAAAACTCTTGCCAATTGCTCTCATCTCCAGTGGATTAGACTTTCATACAACTACTTGACGGGGAGCATACCTGCAGAATTTGGTGGTTTGGGGAAGTTGAAGAAACTCCGCTTATCCTATAATCATCTGAGCGGTAGCATTCCAAATTCTTTAGGAAACTGCACATCTCTACTCTATTTGATACTTGACTCTAACTATCTCACAG GGACAATTCCAAAGGCCATTGGAGAGCTCAGATCTTTGGAACAATTATTGCTGTTTGATAACAATTTAACCGGAACTATACCGCCCGAAATAGGGAACTGCACATCTCTTACTTTTTTGTCCCTCACCAATAACCTTTTGACAG GTGAAATTCCAGAGGCCAATAATGGAGAGCTCAAATCTTTGAGATCTTTGGCACTAAATGCGAACTATTTAACTGGTAAAATTCCAAAGAGCATCGGAGAGCTCAAATCTTTGGGGTCTTTGTATCTGAATGAAAACAATTTATTTGGACCAATACCACCTGAACTAGGAAACTGCACGATTCTATTGAGTTTGTGTCTCCAGAACAACCATCTCACAG GTAAAATTCCAAAGGCCCTTGGAGAACTCAAAACTTTGTCAAATGTGTATCTGTATCGAAATGATTTAACTGGAGCTATACCACTTCAACTAGGAAACTGCACGTCTCTATTTATTTTGATTCTCAATGACAACTATCTCACAG GGAAAATTCCAGAGGCCATTGGAGAGCTCAAATCTTTGGTATATTTGTATCTGAATGGAAACAACTTAACTGGACCAATACCATACAGTATTGGTAAACTCTCCAGTCTTTCTGAGCTTATCCTGTATAACAATAAGCTTTCGAAGAGTATTCCTGAAAGTCTTGGTGAGCTGATTTCACTACAGAAATTAGATGCATCTAATAATCAGTTAACGGGGAATATTCCACCATCCTTAGGGAATTGCAAGCATGTAACTGATTTGGTTCTGACAGACAACTTTTTGTTTGGAAAAATTCCACCAACATTGAGTAACTGCACAGCCTTAAAGAGGCTGAAGCTCTCTAGCAACTCATTTAATGGAGATGTTGAAATCCAATTTTCTTCTTCGATACAAGTTTTGTCTGCCCATTCTAATAATTTTTCTGGCACCCTGTCGGCATCGTTGGTCAATTGTACACAGCTTACTCTTCTTGATTTCAGCAAGAATAGATTGGTAGGCGAGCTTTCTTCATACCCTCTTGCAAATTGTTTAGAGTTGAGGGTTATAAGCCTTAGCTCTAATGAGCTTAAGGGTGATATTCCTCTATGGATTACAAACCTCAgcaggttgcaggtgttggatTTATCTAATAATAAATTTGGTGGAAGAATTCCCTCTACTCTAGAGGATCTAAAGGGATTTAAAGATCCTAAAGTTTCACAACTGGGTGCCACTACGCTCTATGAGGATATACCAGCCATCAAAATAAAAGGATTTGAGTATAGACTAGAATATGTGTTGGCAGCAAACACTATACTGGATCTCTCAAACAATAATTTAAAGGGAGAAATACCCCCATATATTGGGAATCTTTCGCAATTGAGGTTGCTCAATTTGTCTGGAAACCAATTGGAAGGTGTGATACCAGCATCTTTGGGGCAAATAGAACCTCTGGAGCAATTTGACTTGTCTCAAAACAGTTTGAATGGGGAAATACCCCAGGAGCTATCTCTATTATCCAAATTGAGCTATTGGAATGTATCTTTCAACCAACTCTGTGGCCCAATACCTGCAGGAAAACAACTTATGACCTTTGATGAGAGATCTTACCAAGGAAATCCTAAGTGTTTATGTGGGTATCCATTAGAAAGTTGCAAACAGAATAAAAGTTCAACAGTGCCTTCACCTTCAAAAACAGTGGGTAAATCAGTGTGGAGTAAAGTGGATGAACACATCTCATTGATTGCTGTGGGATTGGGATTTGGGATTGGACTGGGTGGAATAATGATATGGTGGGACAGACTTCTGCATATCATGCGAGGCCCCAAAATAAGAGGTTTATGTACAAGTGCAGATTCACAAACTTGTAGTTAG